Part of the Methylomonas rapida genome is shown below.
AATATATAAGATTGTTATTACTAGCCGAAGCTTGAGGCAAAAAAAAGCCCGCCGTAGCGGGCTTGAACATCAAATCATTGGCTTTCGTCACCGATCTGCATCTGTTCCGTAAAACTTTTGGGCAGTTTTTTCTTGACCTTGACACCCAATTCTTCAAAAGCACTGGCCTGGCGTAACAGATTACCGCTGCCTGTGGTCAGTTTGTTCACAATACCCTCATAGGTTTTATGCACTGTGTTCAATTGATTACCAAGCTTTTCGATGTCTTCGACAAAGCCCCGGATCTTGTCGTACAAGGTGCCGGCCTTATCGGCTATCAGTCTGGCATTTTCGTTTTGCTGTTCGTAACGCCAGATGTTTTGTATCGTACGCAGCGTGGCCAGCAGGGTAGAGGGGGTGACGACGACGATCTTGTGTTCGAAAGCATCGCTGAACAATTTATCGTCAGCCTGGAAAGCGGCCATGAATGCGGCTTCGATGGGCATGAACAGCAACACGAAGTCCAACGAACGCAAACCTTTCAGACTGGAATAGTCCTTGTTGCTGAGACCTTTGATATGGTTGCGCACTGCTTCGGTATGCTGTTTCAAGGCCTCGATTCTTTCGGCTTCGTCTTCGGCGGAACAATATCGCTCGTATGCGACCAAGGAAACCTTGGAATCGATGATGACGTCCTTGTTGTCCGGCAAACGCACGATCACGTCGGGCTTGAACAAACGCTTGTCTTCGTCGCGAAAGGCCCCCTGGGTTTCGTATTCTATGCCCTTGCGCAAACCGGACTGCTCCAGCACCTTTTCCAGGATCATCTCGCCCCAATTGCCTTGAGCTTTGTGATCACCTTTCAAGGCACGCGTCAGGTTCAGGGCTTCCTGATTCATTTTTTGCGTATCGCGGCGTAACGAGAGGATTTCTTCCCGTAGCGAAATCCTGTCCTTGGTTTCGTTGTCGTAAACGCTTTCGATGCGGTTCTTGAATTCGCCGAGCTGATCTTTCAATGGTGTCACCAAGGATTCGATACTGACTTTATTGTGTTCGGCGAATTGCTTGCCGCGTTCCTCGAAAATTCGGTGGGCCAGATTTTCGAACTGGATCTTCAGTTGGGCTTCTGCATCTTGCAGCAAACGGATTTTTTCGGCGTTGCTTTTGTGCTGTTCTTGTTGGCGGGCGTTCAGTTCGGCGTTTTCGGTTTTGAGTTGGAGAAGTTGCCGTTGCAGATCTTGCAGCTCGGCTTCTTTTTGATTCAACAAAGCCAGCCTTTCCTCGGCCACTGCCAGTTTGATGCTTTGTTGTTGCAGTTGCTGTTGTTGGGATTCGATTACCTCGGCGAGTGCCCGGCGGCGTTTTGCCGCCCACCAGGCGCTGACGACATAACCGACCACTGCCGCCAGCAACATCGCTAACGGCCATAGCCCTTGTTCCGTCATAGACTTTTGAATACCTCCGCGGCCGCATCCACGGTCGCTTGAATATCGGCGTCGCTGTGCGCGGCCGACACGAAACCGGCTTCGAAGGCCGACGGCGCCAGATAAACCCCTTTATCCAGCATGGCGTGGAAGAAGCGTTTGAAGCGGTCTTGATTGCAGTGCATGACCTGGGCAAAGCGGCTAATCGATTTTTCTTCACTGAAGAACAGACCGAACATACCGCCGACCTGGTTGGTCGTAAATGGGATGCCGGCTTGATCGGCCGCTTGTTGTAAGCCTGTCAACAATTGCGTGGTTTTGGCTGACAACGCTTCGTAAAAACCCGGTGTAGTTATCAATTCCAGAGTTTTCAAACCGGCCGCCATCGCCACCGGACAGCCCGACAGAGTACCGGCTTGATAAACGGGCCCCAACGGCGCCAAGTGTTCCATGATCTTGCGGCTACCGCCGAAGGCGCCGACCGGCAAGCCGCCGCCGATGATTTTGCCCAAGGTAGTCAGATCCGGTTTGACGCCGTACAGACCTTGCGCGCTTTGCAATCCGACCCGGAAGCCGGTCATCACTTCGTCGAAAATCAACACGCTGCCGTGTTGATCGCAGACTTCGCGAAGGGTTTGCAAAAAG
Proteins encoded:
- a CDS encoding DNA recombination protein RmuC, translating into MTEQGLWPLAMLLAAVVGYVVSAWWAAKRRRALAEVIESQQQQLQQQSIKLAVAEERLALLNQKEAELQDLQRQLLQLKTENAELNARQQEQHKSNAEKIRLLQDAEAQLKIQFENLAHRIFEERGKQFAEHNKVSIESLVTPLKDQLGEFKNRIESVYDNETKDRISLREEILSLRRDTQKMNQEALNLTRALKGDHKAQGNWGEMILEKVLEQSGLRKGIEYETQGAFRDEDKRLFKPDVIVRLPDNKDVIIDSKVSLVAYERYCSAEDEAERIEALKQHTEAVRNHIKGLSNKDYSSLKGLRSLDFVLLFMPIEAAFMAAFQADDKLFSDAFEHKIVVVTPSTLLATLRTIQNIWRYEQQNENARLIADKAGTLYDKIRGFVEDIEKLGNQLNTVHKTYEGIVNKLTTGSGNLLRQASAFEELGVKVKKKLPKSFTEQMQIGDESQ